The Cytophagales bacterium genome includes a window with the following:
- a CDS encoding MFS transporter, giving the protein MRLNDKKVINAWCFYDWANSVYSLVITATIFPIYYNQVTQSGESDLVLFFGVEVINTELYAYAISFSFLFIAAISPLLSSIADYTGSKKRFMQFFAYLGALSCIALAWFDGTNIEFGVIAFVLAGIGFSGSIVFYNAYLPEIAEPKYHDKISAKGYAYGYAGSMILLAFNLSMVLKPEWYGFVDEQNPAKISFLSVGIWWIGFSTITFKRLPGNVYNRKPAGNILLNGYKELGLVWKQLKELKGLKTFLFAFFFYIAGLQTVLYMAASFGKKELGLDTGILIVTIMIIQIVAIAGAYFFSYLSGRVGNIKALFACCCIWIGICIYVYFVYDAPGFIMVAFLVGFVMGGMQALSRSTYSKMLPETQDHACYFSFYDVTEKLATVLGTASFGYLEALTGSMRISIIALALFFIIGLLFLLKISSLKDIFPVKH; this is encoded by the coding sequence ATGCGTCTTAATGATAAAAAGGTCATCAACGCCTGGTGCTTCTACGACTGGGCAAATTCTGTCTATTCCTTAGTTATTACTGCTACGATTTTCCCCATTTATTACAATCAGGTAACCCAGTCAGGGGAAAGTGACCTGGTTTTATTCTTCGGTGTTGAGGTTATTAATACAGAACTATATGCCTATGCAATATCTTTCTCTTTCCTCTTTATTGCAGCTATTTCTCCTTTGCTATCCTCCATTGCTGATTATACGGGAAGCAAGAAAAGATTCATGCAGTTTTTTGCTTACTTGGGAGCATTGTCATGCATTGCTTTGGCCTGGTTTGATGGGACTAATATAGAGTTCGGTGTCATTGCTTTTGTATTGGCTGGTATTGGCTTTTCAGGTAGTATTGTTTTTTATAATGCCTACTTGCCCGAAATTGCAGAACCCAAATATCATGATAAGATCAGCGCTAAAGGGTATGCCTACGGTTATGCAGGAAGCATGATACTATTGGCTTTTAATCTTTCTATGGTTTTAAAACCTGAATGGTACGGCTTTGTTGACGAACAAAACCCTGCCAAAATCTCATTTCTATCAGTTGGTATTTGGTGGATCGGTTTTTCTACTATCACTTTTAAAAGATTGCCTGGCAATGTTTATAACAGAAAGCCAGCGGGAAATATTTTGCTCAACGGATACAAGGAATTAGGGTTGGTTTGGAAACAGCTCAAAGAGCTAAAAGGGTTGAAAACATTCCTTTTTGCTTTTTTCTTTTATATTGCAGGTTTGCAGACTGTCCTGTACATGGCAGCAAGTTTTGGCAAAAAGGAGTTAGGCCTGGATACAGGTATCCTGATCGTAACAATTATGATTATACAGATAGTTGCTATTGCAGGCGCCTATTTCTTCTCTTATCTTTCAGGACGTGTGGGAAATATCAAGGCACTTTTTGCTTGTTGTTGTATTTGGATAGGAATTTGTATTTATGTTTATTTTGTTTATGACGCACCCGGTTTTATAATGGTGGCTTTCCTGGTAGGATTTGTGATGGGAGGTATGCAGGCCCTTTCCCGCTCTACCTACTCGAAAATGCTGCCTGAAACCCAGGACCATGCTTGTTATTTTAGTTTTTATGATGTAACCGAGAAACTTGCAACAGTGCTGGGAACAGCCAGTTTTGGATACCTGGAAGCTCTTACCGGGAGCATGCGCATTAGTATTATTGCATTGGCGTTATTTTTTATTATTGGTTTGTTATTTTTGTTGAAAATTTCATCTTTGAAAGATATTTTTCCAGTTAAGCATTAA
- a CDS encoding biopolymer transporter ExbD: MAKFTKKSSTSQEIPTSALPDIIFILLFFFMVTTVLRETELLVKQKLPHATQLQKLERKSLVSYIYIGKPNNPAFGSEPRIQVNDVLIEPRDIPRFIAEQKDKLSEAERDQITISIKVDKEAKMGIVSDVKQQLREANARKLNYAAIKKQVM; the protein is encoded by the coding sequence AGGAAATTCCTACAAGCGCATTGCCTGATATTATTTTTATTCTTCTGTTTTTCTTTATGGTGACCACGGTATTGCGTGAAACGGAACTATTGGTAAAACAAAAGCTCCCCCATGCAACCCAATTACAGAAACTGGAAAGAAAATCACTCGTAAGCTACATTTATATCGGTAAACCCAATAATCCTGCGTTTGGCAGCGAACCGCGTATCCAGGTAAATGATGTGCTGATAGAACCCAGAGATATCCCTCGCTTTATCGCAGAGCAAAAAGATAAATTAAGTGAAGCTGAAAGAGACCAGATCACCATATCTATAAAAGTAGATAAGGAGGCGAAAATGGGCATAGTCTCTGATGTGAAGCAGCAATTACGGGAAGCCAATGCCCGGAAGCTTAATTATGCTGCTATTAAGAAACAGGTAATGTGA